In Streptococcus dysgalactiae subsp. dysgalactiae, the following are encoded in one genomic region:
- a CDS encoding 1,4-dihydroxy-2-naphthoate polyprenyltransferase, whose amino-acid sequence METKPLTLPVFLEFVELKTKVASVFPMCIGFAWSQWQYHQLNVTNSLLFALAVIAFDMCTTAINNTMDYHKAYDVSYQRDENVIGKHQLNFKSMTNIIYGLLIFASLISLLLVVRTDLLLLPFGALCFLIGIFYTFGPYPLSRLPLGELFSGVTMGFGIFFLAIYVQDPHQLFYSHWNSESISITLKWMQALKIGLMSLPLVALIANIMLANNICDYQQDLKNRRYTLVYYLGEQHSLYLYTALHSLAWLMFVLFIIWKWLPLIAFLVFLAYPISFKTLLTFLKKQVKQKTFIESIKNFVLVSSIYLLLLIILCFI is encoded by the coding sequence ATGGAAACTAAACCACTGACCTTGCCCGTTTTCTTGGAATTTGTTGAATTAAAAACAAAGGTAGCTAGTGTCTTTCCCATGTGTATTGGATTTGCTTGGAGTCAATGGCAATATCATCAGCTAAATGTGACCAATAGTTTATTGTTTGCTTTAGCTGTGATTGCCTTTGACATGTGTACAACAGCTATTAACAACACTATGGACTATCACAAAGCTTATGATGTCAGCTATCAGCGTGACGAAAATGTTATCGGAAAGCACCAACTCAATTTCAAAAGCATGACCAATATCATTTATGGCTTGCTAATCTTTGCATCGCTTATTTCCCTGCTATTAGTGGTCAGAACAGATCTTTTGTTGTTACCTTTCGGAGCTCTTTGCTTTTTAATCGGTATTTTTTATACCTTTGGTCCCTATCCACTGTCTAGACTTCCTTTAGGAGAATTATTCTCGGGAGTTACCATGGGATTTGGTATTTTTTTCCTTGCGATTTATGTTCAAGACCCTCACCAGCTTTTTTACAGCCATTGGAATAGTGAGAGCATTTCCATAACGCTAAAGTGGATGCAAGCCTTAAAAATTGGACTCATGTCTCTTCCTTTAGTGGCTCTTATTGCTAATATTATGCTCGCTAATAACATTTGTGACTATCAGCAAGACCTAAAAAACAGACGGTATACCTTGGTTTACTATTTAGGTGAACAGCATAGCCTTTATCTGTATACTGCCTTGCATAGCTTGGCTTGGCTAATGTTCGTCCTATTTATCATTTGGAAGTGGTTGCCTTTAATCGCATTCCTAGTCTTTTTAGCTTACCCCATTAGTTTCAAAACACTCTTAACCTTTTTAAAGAAACAAG
- a CDS encoding FAD:protein FMN transferase, translating to MKSLKCLVAILIYLCLGACQKENASQLAVSDSPLVRTEPLLHTVVQLSIYHDHQEKTMTEAIQYIKDMEKLLSTNLEGSDVYRINHQAGQKSVTVDPKTYTIINAAKQMAEASHGKFDIAIGAITNLWRIGDDIARLPSKEEIEAALPYINYQNIHLNDKDKSVFIEKGMTLELGAISKGYIADGVKAILKKHKVNTAIINLGGNVLVLGTSPKNPKEGWNVGVQNPDQVRGDTVGTVHLKDQSIVTSGIYERFLEVDGKKYHHIMDPKTGYPVENNISGVTVYTKTSLQGDELSTTLFLLGIEDGLKFINKMDHVEAVFIDKQNGVHLSKGLKNKFSLTNKEYHIINGN from the coding sequence ATGAAATCTCTCAAATGCCTTGTTGCAATTCTTATCTACTTATGCTTAGGAGCTTGCCAAAAAGAAAATGCCAGCCAATTAGCTGTTAGTGATTCTCCACTTGTTCGGACAGAACCCTTGTTGCACACTGTTGTTCAGCTCAGCATTTACCATGATCATCAAGAAAAAACAATGACTGAAGCGATTCAATACATCAAAGACATGGAAAAACTCTTATCTACCAATCTGGAAGGATCGGATGTTTATCGCATTAATCACCAAGCTGGTCAAAAATCAGTGACAGTTGACCCTAAAACCTACACTATCATTAACGCGGCGAAGCAAATGGCCGAAGCCAGTCATGGAAAATTCGATATTGCTATAGGCGCTATTACGAATTTATGGCGCATTGGAGACGATATTGCTAGATTACCAAGCAAAGAAGAAATAGAAGCGGCTCTTCCTTATATTAATTATCAGAACATTCATCTTAATGACAAGGATAAATCAGTTTTTATTGAAAAGGGCATGACCTTAGAGTTAGGAGCTATTTCAAAAGGTTATATCGCTGACGGCGTTAAAGCCATTTTAAAAAAACACAAGGTCAATACTGCCATTATTAATCTGGGAGGAAATGTGTTAGTCCTTGGCACCTCTCCTAAAAATCCTAAAGAAGGATGGAACGTTGGCGTTCAAAATCCAGATCAAGTGCGAGGAGATACTGTTGGTACTGTTCATCTCAAAGACCAGTCCATTGTTACCTCAGGTATTTACGAACGCTTTTTAGAAGTTGACGGTAAAAAGTACCATCATATTATGGACCCCAAAACAGGTTACCCTGTTGAGAATAATATTTCCGGCGTCACCGTTTATACTAAAACCTCCTTGCAGGGAGATGAACTCTCGACCACTCTCTTTTTATTAGGAATCGAAGACGGCCTTAAGTTTATTAATAAGATGGATCACGTAGAAGCTGTTTTTATTGATAAACAAAATGGTGTCCATCTCAGTAAGGGACTGAAAAACAAATTTAGCTTAACCAATAAGGAGTATCATATCATCAATGGAAACTAA
- a CDS encoding FMN-binding protein: MKKKLLTGSLLVASLVMLAACGSKSENKSATSSETKTEKVAKSTDNKAMLKDGTYKAESAFDERGWKVVHTITVADGKITASDFGYENKDGKLKADDEEYNKNMKAKSGVSSKEATENLNSQLVEKQKLDDVEVVSGATHTSENFKKSTEALLEAAKEGKTDTIDLGK; the protein is encoded by the coding sequence ATGAAAAAGAAATTATTAACAGGTTCCCTGTTAGTTGCATCACTTGTTATGCTTGCTGCATGTGGTAGTAAGTCAGAGAATAAATCAGCAACCTCATCAGAAACTAAAACTGAAAAAGTTGCAAAATCTACTGATAATAAAGCTATGCTTAAAGATGGCACTTATAAAGCTGAGTCAGCATTTGACGAACGTGGCTGGAAAGTCGTTCATACTATTACCGTTGCAGATGGTAAAATCACAGCATCAGACTTTGGATACGAAAATAAAGACGGTAAACTCAAAGCTGATGATGAAGAATACAACAAAAACATGAAGGCAAAATCAGGCGTTTCTTCAAAAGAAGCCACTGAAAACTTAAACAGCCAACTTGTTGAAAAACAAAAACTTGATGATGTTGAAGTTGTTTCAGGAGCTACACATACTTCAGAAAACTTCAAAAAATCAACTGAGGCACTTCTTGAAGCAGCTAAAGAAGGTAAAACAGATACTATTGACTTAGGCAAATAA
- a CDS encoding polyprenyl synthetase family protein, which produces MIHAIWKHHGDIEEALVSVKHIMISEMSSLPPDIKTTILDYINASGKYLRAGLCLYLEKEIQGEISQGKLYLAAAIETFHLATLIHDDVIDEAELRRNIKPLHQVYSNKIAIYAGDYLLSYAGRLATRGAQLLNIKDNWEDNGPLPYHIVERILAGELAQLMNQHNSQMTMKAYLKQIKGKTAFLFGLACQLGTWYPKIPQKTSKAAYQLGIFLGMAFQLSDDLIDYRLRADQSGKPRLQDVQNGIYTAPLILGMVQSETIKHLVDKHQSVEWKEEELTLLHNHLLNTQAFEGTEALIEKYLVKIRQTSGLLPLNHQEGFLTFTEHILARRY; this is translated from the coding sequence GTGATTCATGCCATTTGGAAACATCATGGTGACATCGAAGAGGCATTAGTCAGCGTTAAGCACATCATGATTTCTGAAATGTCATCGCTGCCTCCTGATATTAAAACGACTATTTTAGACTACATCAATGCTTCAGGAAAGTACCTTCGAGCTGGTCTTTGTCTCTATCTTGAAAAAGAAATCCAAGGGGAAATCTCTCAAGGAAAACTGTATCTTGCAGCAGCTATCGAAACCTTTCATTTAGCTACCCTTATCCACGATGATGTTATTGATGAGGCAGAGTTAAGAAGAAATATCAAGCCTCTACATCAGGTCTATTCTAATAAAATAGCTATCTATGCTGGTGATTACCTCTTGTCCTATGCGGGACGATTGGCTACTAGGGGAGCACAACTTCTAAATATCAAAGATAACTGGGAAGACAACGGGCCTCTTCCTTATCACATCGTGGAACGTATTTTAGCTGGAGAATTAGCACAACTTATGAACCAGCACAATAGTCAAATGACTATGAAAGCCTATTTAAAACAAATAAAAGGTAAAACAGCCTTTCTATTTGGCTTGGCATGTCAGCTGGGAACTTGGTATCCTAAGATTCCTCAGAAAACCTCTAAGGCAGCCTACCAGTTAGGTATCTTTCTGGGAATGGCCTTTCAACTGTCAGATGATTTAATTGATTATCGTCTGAGGGCTGATCAATCCGGTAAACCTAGATTACAGGATGTTCAAAATGGTATCTATACTGCACCGCTGATTCTAGGAATGGTGCAGTCAGAAACTATCAAACATTTGGTTGACAAGCACCAATCTGTGGAATGGAAAGAAGAAGAACTAACACTACTTCATAATCATTTGCTAAATACACAGGCTTTTGAAGGAACTGAAGCGTTAATTGAGAAATATCTTGTGAAAATTAGGCAGACCAGTGGCCTATTGCCACTCAATCATCAAGAAGGTTTTTTAACCTTTACGGAACACATTTTAGCTAGACGGTACTAA
- a CDS encoding NAD(P)/FAD-dependent oxidoreductase, translating into MTHNIVIVGAGYAGIASARYLAKTFKKQDDVSITLIDKNSFQTYMTELHEVAAGRVEPEAIKYDLQRIFKKYPKVQLVTDKVVAIDYDLKKVQAEHQTLDFDYLILAMGGEANDFGTPGVKEHGFSLWSIEAAEALHYHILDACYRAMQEHDVAKRRALLTFTVIGAGFTGIEMIGELIDWVPILAKQFKLDVKDFSLKVVEAMPSILNMVTEKEQTKAQKYLIKKGVELVLADGVASVEEDALYLSSGRKIDTYTSIWTAGVKANTDTSEFDIEKARGGRLVANQYMETLEHPNVYVTGDLVYYEDQNQDGKPTPQIVQAAEQTGKTAAQNIAATIKKTEKVSYKGKYDGFMVSIGSKYGVAYLMDKFHMSGFLAMAVKHFTNLLYFFTISSFFNIGAYLKHEFFDIKDGRNIFGSNLSSKGNRLWLVPLRVFYGSLWLYEGLKKAFGLFGTESWFGDKVVFPFPWLQKAAEVTSGASEAGGEAAAKGAGEMAKQIFGLSYTYGEEPMQVLKSMPHWFESLMKIMMPNQEVALFMQKMMTCLEIAIGLALIVGAFVWLVSAATAALVVMFSLSGMFYWVNIWFIPVAIALMAGAGRSFGLDYWIMPWLGNRLDRWIYGKPKHLYLRKNH; encoded by the coding sequence ATGACACACAATATTGTCATTGTCGGTGCTGGTTATGCGGGAATTGCTTCCGCTAGATACTTGGCAAAAACATTTAAAAAACAAGATGACGTCAGCATCACCCTGATTGATAAAAACTCATTTCAAACTTATATGACCGAGCTGCATGAAGTAGCAGCTGGACGTGTTGAACCTGAAGCCATTAAATATGACTTGCAACGTATTTTTAAAAAATACCCAAAAGTTCAATTAGTGACTGATAAGGTCGTAGCCATTGATTACGACCTTAAAAAAGTCCAAGCAGAACATCAAACCCTTGACTTTGATTACTTGATCTTAGCCATGGGAGGAGAAGCCAACGATTTTGGAACACCAGGCGTCAAAGAACATGGTTTTAGCTTATGGTCAATCGAAGCAGCAGAAGCTCTACACTATCATATTCTAGATGCTTGTTACCGCGCTATGCAAGAGCACGATGTGGCTAAACGCAGAGCTCTCTTAACCTTTACTGTTATTGGTGCTGGTTTCACTGGTATTGAGATGATTGGGGAACTCATTGATTGGGTACCAATTCTTGCCAAACAATTCAAGCTGGATGTTAAAGACTTCTCCTTAAAAGTAGTAGAAGCCATGCCATCTATTTTGAATATGGTGACCGAAAAAGAACAAACTAAAGCCCAAAAATACCTTATCAAAAAAGGGGTTGAGCTTGTCCTGGCTGATGGTGTTGCTAGCGTCGAAGAAGATGCTCTTTACCTTAGCTCCGGTCGCAAAATTGATACCTATACTTCTATTTGGACAGCAGGAGTCAAAGCAAATACTGACACAAGTGAGTTTGACATTGAAAAAGCTCGCGGAGGGCGCCTCGTTGCGAACCAGTACATGGAAACTTTGGAACATCCAAATGTCTATGTTACTGGTGACTTGGTTTATTATGAAGATCAAAACCAAGATGGCAAACCAACCCCGCAAATTGTTCAAGCTGCTGAGCAAACTGGTAAAACAGCTGCCCAAAACATTGCTGCAACTATCAAGAAAACTGAAAAAGTTAGCTACAAAGGTAAGTATGACGGCTTTATGGTTTCCATCGGCTCCAAATATGGAGTTGCCTATTTGATGGATAAATTCCATATGTCTGGCTTCTTGGCTATGGCTGTTAAACACTTTACAAACTTACTTTACTTCTTTACGATTAGTAGTTTCTTTAATATCGGGGCTTACCTTAAACATGAATTCTTCGATATTAAAGATGGCCGTAATATTTTTGGAAGTAATTTATCCAGTAAAGGGAACCGTTTATGGTTAGTTCCTCTACGAGTTTTCTATGGATCGTTATGGCTGTACGAAGGTCTTAAAAAAGCCTTTGGTTTGTTTGGAACCGAGTCTTGGTTTGGTGATAAAGTTGTCTTCCCATTCCCATGGCTACAAAAAGCCGCTGAGGTAACTTCTGGTGCTTCAGAAGCAGGTGGTGAAGCTGCTGCCAAGGGCGCAGGTGAAATGGCTAAGCAAATTTTTGGATTGAGCTATACCTATGGTGAAGAACCCATGCAAGTGCTTAAATCAATGCCTCACTGGTTTGAATCACTGATGAAAATCATGATGCCAAACCAAGAAGTGGCCCTATTTATGCAAAAAATGATGACCTGCTTAGAGATTGCAATTGGTCTTGCCTTAATTGTAGGAGCCTTTGTCTGGTTAGTCAGCGCTGCTACAGCAGCTTTAGTGGTTATGTTCAGCTTATCCGGCATGTTCTACTGGGTAAACATTTGGTTCATTCCTGTCGCCATTGCTTTAATGGCAGGAGCAGGAAGAAGCTTTGGACTTGACTATTGGATCATGCCTTGGTTAGGAAATCGTCTAGATAGATGGATATATGGTAAGCCCAAACACCTTTATCTAAGGAAAAATCATTAA
- a CDS encoding Gx transporter family protein: protein MNKQSQKLLFITMLAAQAVVISFYERFIPTPFAFAPGAKLGLANLITVLALFTLKPIDSAKVILLKLSISTFLSGTFSTFLYGFSGTLLSFLVMLSLKALGPKRVSVIGISTLGGIMHNVGQLLVFGFIARSWLVLNYLPILSFSGILSGFFVGLAGNYLLLKVTPLKQFHQELLDDWII from the coding sequence ATGAACAAACAATCTCAAAAATTATTATTTATTACGATGCTGGCAGCGCAGGCGGTGGTCATTTCCTTCTATGAACGCTTTATTCCTACGCCATTTGCTTTTGCACCAGGGGCTAAGTTGGGCTTAGCCAATCTCATTACCGTATTAGCTTTATTTACCTTAAAACCTATAGATAGTGCCAAGGTTATTTTGTTAAAACTGTCTATTTCAACTTTTTTAAGTGGAACTTTTTCAACCTTTCTTTATGGTTTTTCAGGGACACTTTTGAGTTTTCTAGTGATGTTAAGCTTAAAAGCGTTAGGTCCTAAACGGGTGAGTGTGATCGGGATTTCGACTCTCGGCGGCATCATGCATAATGTAGGTCAATTACTGGTTTTTGGTTTTATTGCAAGGTCTTGGTTAGTGCTTAATTATCTCCCTATACTCTCTTTCAGCGGTATTTTATCAGGTTTCTTTGTTGGACTAGCAGGCAACTATTTGCTGCTAAAGGTAACCCCTCTGAAACAGTTTCATCAAGAGTTACTAGATGATTGGATTATTTAG
- a CDS encoding response regulator transcription factor, which translates to MIKHDKIYIIEDDQAILTLLHNHLSQTYDVKTVSNFRDIKQEVLAYQPDLILMDITLPFFNGFYWTTEIRKQSMVPIIFISSSNDETDTIMALHMGGDDFIPKPFSLTILDAKIAAFLRRSQQFTSDEISFAQFKLHFDGTLSNGKDSVTLSPTEHKILTILITKNHEIVTKEEILERLWENDNFIDHNTLNVNMTRLRKKIATIGFDHIHTIRGVGYLVK; encoded by the coding sequence ATGATAAAACATGATAAAATCTATATTATTGAAGATGATCAAGCTATCTTAACTCTTCTTCATAATCATCTTAGCCAAACTTACGATGTTAAGACGGTTAGTAACTTTAGAGATATCAAGCAGGAGGTATTGGCCTACCAGCCAGACCTTATTTTAATGGATATTACCCTGCCTTTTTTCAATGGTTTTTATTGGACCACTGAAATCCGAAAACAGTCTATGGTTCCTATCATTTTTATTTCCAGTAGTAATGATGAGACGGATACTATCATGGCTCTTCATATGGGAGGAGATGATTTTATCCCTAAGCCTTTTTCGCTAACCATTTTAGACGCAAAAATAGCAGCTTTTTTACGACGTAGTCAGCAATTTACTAGTGATGAGATTAGTTTTGCTCAGTTTAAACTTCATTTTGACGGTACCTTGTCAAATGGTAAAGATTCCGTCACCTTATCACCAACAGAACATAAAATCCTGACCATATTGATAACCAAAAATCATGAAATTGTAACCAAAGAAGAAATCCTGGAAAGACTCTGGGAAAATGATAATTTCATTGATCACAATACCCTCAACGTCAATATGACACGTCTGCGAAAGAAAATTGCGACTATCGGCTTTGATCATATTCATACTATAAGGGGAGTGGGGTATCTTGTTAAATGA
- a CDS encoding FtsX-like permease family protein, translating into MFYLKFAWNNLKNSLSVSAPFLLASTVLYMLNCIVLIIFMSPISENMRYGKMLLGLAIVILVLFALIIEVYSYRFLLNQRSREYGLYNMLGMTKKQISWISSLELILMYLVTVGGGSLLSAVFSHLFYLIFVNLIHSPSLTLQFQISAFILTALVFAFIFGFLALVGLVKVKKTSPLMLFRDKEKGEKEPRGNLLLAALSLIALSVGYYISLTSSTLTAFETIIRFFIAVIIVIIGTYLFYISFMTWYLKRRRQNKTYFYQPEHFVSTSQMIFKMKQHAVGLANITILAVMAFVSIATTTALYTNTESMAEQLFPRNSKITFDNTSLINQDEIFQKVILDKIDKKASDFLIYKDTRISFEISRASKIVVTKKEVMHPNIAKTGFVYLVTQDDFRSLGNKLPQLKTGQTAFFKQKGDSQLKTIDLLGHRFENIVNFKTVHFPPITNTYNPGVLVVSDEATLNNIQTTFETVTHYGFEPSITAYANLTKEEMANILDDKGTISNNGQFIGNLETKEDYRLGSYTLSGGFLFTGFLLGFSFILGVALIIYYKQYSEGYEDQKSYKILQEVGMSKEQVKQTINSQILLVFFIPITLAVLHFCAAFVMLRQMLLLFGVLDSIMVYLVSATTIAIIICLYFIIYKMTSRTYYRIIER; encoded by the coding sequence ATGTTTTACCTCAAATTTGCATGGAATAACCTAAAAAATTCTCTAAGCGTGTCAGCTCCTTTTTTACTGGCCAGTACTGTCCTCTATATGCTTAATTGCATTGTCCTCATTATTTTCATGAGTCCCATATCAGAAAATATGAGATATGGCAAAATGCTTCTAGGATTGGCCATTGTGATCTTAGTCTTATTTGCTCTCATCATAGAAGTTTACAGTTACCGTTTTTTGCTCAATCAAAGAAGTCGAGAATACGGTCTCTATAACATGCTAGGCATGACCAAAAAGCAAATCAGTTGGATCTCTAGCCTTGAGCTTATTTTAATGTATTTAGTGACAGTAGGAGGAGGAAGTCTCTTATCAGCTGTTTTCTCACACCTATTTTACTTGATTTTTGTCAATTTGATTCATTCTCCTAGTCTTACCCTACAATTTCAGATTAGTGCATTTATCCTAACAGCCCTCGTTTTTGCGTTCATTTTTGGTTTCTTAGCCTTAGTGGGATTAGTTAAGGTCAAAAAAACCTCTCCCTTAATGCTTTTTCGAGACAAAGAAAAAGGAGAAAAAGAACCACGAGGAAACCTCTTATTGGCAGCTTTATCTCTTATTGCTCTAAGTGTTGGTTACTACATTTCCTTAACTTCATCAACATTAACAGCTTTTGAAACCATTATTCGTTTCTTTATAGCCGTTATAATTGTCATTATTGGAACTTATCTGTTCTATATTTCCTTTATGACTTGGTATTTAAAACGTCGTCGTCAAAACAAGACTTACTTTTATCAGCCAGAACATTTTGTTAGCACGTCACAAATGATTTTTAAAATGAAACAACATGCTGTAGGACTTGCTAATATCACTATTTTAGCAGTAATGGCATTTGTTTCCATTGCAACAACAACTGCCTTATACACCAACACAGAATCAATGGCAGAACAGCTTTTTCCAAGAAATAGTAAAATAACATTTGATAATACATCTTTAATTAATCAAGACGAGATTTTTCAAAAGGTTATCCTAGACAAGATTGATAAAAAAGCATCTGACTTTCTGATTTATAAGGACACCAGGATATCATTTGAAATCTCTCGAGCATCTAAAATTGTGGTTACCAAAAAGGAAGTGATGCATCCTAACATCGCCAAAACGGGTTTCGTTTACCTCGTTACTCAAGATGACTTCCGTTCTCTGGGAAATAAACTCCCTCAATTAAAAACAGGTCAGACCGCCTTTTTTAAACAAAAAGGGGATAGTCAGTTAAAAACTATTGACTTATTAGGCCATCGTTTTGAAAATATTGTTAACTTCAAAACAGTACACTTTCCTCCTATCACTAATACCTATAATCCTGGAGTCTTGGTGGTGAGTGATGAAGCTACCTTAAATAACATTCAAACAACATTTGAAACAGTGACTCATTATGGTTTTGAACCATCAATAACTGCCTACGCTAATCTTACTAAAGAAGAAATGGCTAACATCCTAGATGACAAAGGAACCATTAGCAATAATGGTCAATTTATTGGGAACTTAGAAACAAAAGAAGATTATCGTCTTGGATCCTACACTCTCTCTGGTGGTTTCTTATTTACTGGCTTTTTACTTGGTTTTAGCTTTATTCTAGGCGTAGCCCTCATTATTTATTATAAGCAGTATTCAGAAGGGTATGAAGATCAGAAATCTTACAAGATTTTACAAGAAGTAGGTATGAGTAAAGAACAAGTTAAACAGACTATCAATTCACAAATTCTGTTAGTCTTCTTTATCCCAATTACCTTAGCTGTCTTACATTTCTGTGCAGCATTTGTTATGCTCAGACAAATGTTATTATTATTTGGTGTGTTGGACTCTATTATGGTATACCTCGTTAGTGCAACTACCATCGCTATCATTATTTGTCTCTACTTTATCATCTATAAAATGACTAGTAGAACTTATTATCGAATTATTGAAAGATAG
- a CDS encoding ABC transporter ATP-binding protein, producing the protein MLLEINHLEKIFRTRFSKEETRALQDVDFKVDKGEFIAIMGESGSGKTTLLNILATLERPTNGSIFLNGTDVTKIKESQLADFRLQNLGFVFQDFNLLDTLSVRDNIFLPLVLNRRPVKEMESRINQIVPKLHIDSLLDKRPFELSGGQKQRVAIARSLITHPQLLLADEPTAALDHRNSDELLNLFEDINNDGQTILMVTHSANAASHAKRVLFIKDGRIFHQIYRGNKTNLDFNKDISIAMTGLLGGE; encoded by the coding sequence ATGTTATTAGAAATCAATCACCTCGAAAAAATATTTCGCACGCGCTTTTCTAAAGAAGAAACGAGAGCCCTACAAGATGTTGACTTTAAAGTGGACAAAGGTGAATTTATCGCCATAATGGGTGAGTCTGGCTCAGGAAAAACAACCCTCTTAAATATTTTAGCAACTTTGGAGAGGCCAACGAATGGTTCCATCTTTTTAAACGGTACCGATGTTACCAAAATCAAAGAAAGTCAACTTGCTGATTTTCGTCTCCAAAATCTCGGCTTTGTTTTTCAAGATTTCAATTTGCTGGATACCTTGTCTGTACGAGACAATATTTTCTTGCCTTTAGTGCTAAATCGTAGACCTGTCAAAGAAATGGAATCTCGAATAAATCAAATTGTCCCTAAATTACACATTGATTCCCTTTTAGACAAACGACCATTTGAACTATCAGGCGGACAAAAGCAACGCGTTGCCATTGCTCGAAGCCTCATTACGCATCCACAATTGTTGCTTGCCGATGAACCCACAGCCGCATTAGACCATCGTAATTCAGACGAACTGCTCAACCTGTTTGAAGACATTAATAACGACGGTCAGACTATTTTAATGGTTACCCATTCAGCAAACGCTGCTAGCCATGCTAAGCGGGTATTATTCATTAAAGACGGCCGTATTTTCCATCAAATCTATCGAGGCAATAAAACCAACTTAGACTTCAACAAAGACATCTCCATTGCCATGACAGGCCTTTTAGGAGGTGAGTAG
- a CDS encoding S41 family peptidase yields MKRYSKGLIILGIPLLIITGIAFFGIQRYGPNFNLYLFPPSVQKYGDIALERLDTLGLYAQGEQWNKTRQETHKALKKAKSYKEAQQILQKAVVVAGGKHSRLINKASFKKSSMKHPQPQSRAEDDGLLYLKVPAIEALDIKSMTVYANQLNKPLTKKYKGVIVDLRGNTGGNMALMLIGLSGLLPDGDLFRFKDKYHNQQVIQLNGHELSHQDNLQLEQSVIKQKVPVAVLIDRYTASSGEMTAFAFQGLEHTLFFGEATAGYTTGNHVIPLYDGALLVITSSRVINRQGQVYENNPILPDRESKDPLTEAKVWLSDVTK; encoded by the coding sequence ATGAAACGGTATTCCAAAGGATTAATCATTTTAGGTATTCCCTTATTAATCATAACAGGCATAGCTTTTTTTGGGATTCAGCGTTATGGACCTAACTTTAACCTTTATCTATTTCCACCCAGCGTTCAAAAATATGGAGATATCGCCTTAGAACGCTTAGACACACTTGGCTTATATGCTCAAGGAGAGCAGTGGAATAAGACACGTCAAGAAACTCACAAAGCGTTAAAAAAAGCTAAGTCTTACAAAGAAGCGCAACAGATACTTCAGAAGGCAGTGGTCGTAGCAGGAGGAAAACACTCTCGTTTAATCAATAAGGCCAGTTTTAAAAAAAGCTCAATGAAGCATCCTCAACCGCAAAGCCGAGCGGAAGATGATGGGTTATTGTATCTTAAGGTACCTGCTATCGAAGCACTAGACATAAAATCAATGACAGTTTACGCCAATCAATTAAACAAGCCTCTCACTAAAAAATACAAGGGTGTCATTGTTGACTTACGTGGCAATACTGGTGGCAATATGGCACTGATGCTTATTGGTCTATCAGGACTTTTACCAGATGGGGACTTATTTCGTTTTAAAGATAAATACCATAATCAACAGGTCATACAGTTAAACGGACATGAGTTGAGTCATCAGGATAATCTCCAGTTGGAGCAATCCGTTATCAAGCAAAAAGTTCCTGTTGCAGTCCTTATTGATCGCTACACAGCCTCATCAGGAGAGATGACCGCCTTTGCTTTTCAAGGACTTGAACATACCCTATTTTTTGGAGAAGCAACAGCTGGCTACACCACTGGAAACCATGTTATCCCTTTATATGATGGTGCCTTGTTGGTCATTACTAGCAGTCGTGTCATTAACCGTCAAGGACAAGTCTACGAAAACAATCCAATCCTCCCTGATAGAGAAAGCAAAGACCCACTCACTGAAGCCAAAGTATGGTTATCAGACGTTACAAAATAA